In Deinococcus proteolyticus MRP, a single genomic region encodes these proteins:
- the rpsS gene encoding 30S ribosomal protein S19 — protein MPRSLKKGPFVDDHLLKKVDAQNERKDKKVIKTWSRRSTIVPEMIGHTIAVHNGKQHTPVFVNEQMIGHKLGEFAPTRNYRGHGADKNAKGSKRK, from the coding sequence ATGCCCCGTAGCCTCAAAAAAGGCCCGTTCGTGGATGATCACCTCCTGAAAAAGGTGGATGCCCAGAACGAGCGCAAGGACAAGAAAGTCATCAAGACCTGGAGCCGCCGCTCGACCATCGTGCCCGAAATGATCGGTCACACCATCGCGGTGCACAACGGCAAGCAGCATACCCCGGTGTTCGTGAACGAGCAGATGATCGGCCACAAGCTGGGTGAATTCGCTCCGACCCGCAACTACCGTGGTCACGGCGCCGACAAGAATGCCAAAGGGAGCAAGAGGAAATGA
- the rplB gene encoding 50S ribosomal protein L2 — MAIKKYRPYTPSRRQMTTADFSGLTKKRPEKALTEPLPKTGGRNNRGRITSRFIGGGHKRLYRIIDFKRRDKAGVSASVAAIEYDPNRSARIALLHYADGVKRYILAPEGMKVGQKVNAGPEAEPKLGNALPLRFVPVGAVVHAVELVPGKGAQMARSAGTSVQVQGKEGDYVILRLPSGELRRVHSECYATIGTVGNAEHKNIVLGKAGRSRWLGRKPHQRGSAMNPVDHPHGGGEGRTSAGRVPVSPWGQPAKGLKTRRKRKNSDRFIISRRKGRK; from the coding sequence ATGGCTATTAAGAAGTACCGTCCCTATACCCCCAGTCGCCGTCAGATGACCACGGCCGACTTTTCGGGCCTGACCAAAAAGCGTCCCGAAAAGGCCCTGACCGAGCCCCTGCCCAAGACCGGTGGCCGTAACAACCGTGGCCGTATTACCAGCCGTTTTATCGGCGGTGGCCACAAGCGCCTGTACCGCATCATCGACTTCAAGCGCCGCGACAAGGCCGGCGTGAGCGCCAGCGTGGCCGCGATCGAGTACGATCCCAACCGCAGCGCCCGTATTGCCTTGCTGCACTACGCCGACGGCGTCAAGCGGTATATCCTCGCTCCCGAAGGTATGAAGGTCGGCCAGAAGGTCAACGCCGGTCCTGAAGCCGAGCCCAAGCTGGGCAACGCGCTGCCCCTGCGCTTCGTGCCGGTGGGTGCCGTGGTTCATGCCGTGGAACTGGTTCCTGGCAAGGGCGCTCAGATGGCCCGCAGCGCTGGTACCAGCGTGCAGGTTCAGGGCAAGGAAGGCGACTACGTCATCCTGCGTCTACCCAGCGGCGAACTGCGCCGCGTTCACTCCGAGTGCTACGCCACCATCGGTACGGTCGGCAACGCTGAGCACAAGAACATTGTTCTGGGCAAGGCCGGACGCAGCCGCTGGCTGGGCCGCAAGCCGCACCAGCGCGGTAGCGCCATGAACCCGGTGGACCACCCCCACGGCGGTGGTGAAGGCCGCACCAGCGCGGGCCGCGTACCTGTCAGCCCCTGGGGCCAGCCGGCCAAGGGTCTGAAGACCCGCCGCAAGCGCAAGAACAGCGACCGTTTCATCATCAGCCGCCGTAAGGGCCGCAAGTAA